The following are encoded together in the Citrus sinensis cultivar Valencia sweet orange chromosome 1, DVS_A1.0, whole genome shotgun sequence genome:
- the LOC102607235 gene encoding ATP-dependent 6-phosphofructokinase 3-like — protein MDSVALSSPSPSPSTSTSSLKSRFLQKPSQNSKQLLSSVSFSSSSCSDFRSPTKAISMAAASNNGNSQRKIVTGPAGYVLEDVPHLSDYIPDLPTYPNPLQDNPAYSVVKQYFVHVDDTVPQKVVVHKDSPRGTHFRRAGPRQKVYFESDEVYACIVTCGGLCPGLNTVIREIVYSLYYMYGVKRVLGIDGGYRGFYAKNTIALTPKGVNDIHKRGGTVLGTSRGGHDTSKIVDSIQDRGINQVYIIGGDGTQKGASVIYEEVRRRGLKVVVAGIPKTIDNDIPVIDRSFGFDTAVEEAQRAINAAHVEAESSENCIGLVKLMGRYSGFIAMYATLASRDVDCCLIPESPFYLEGHGGLFEYIETRLKENGHMVIVIAEGAGQDLLAESIRSATQQDASGNKLLQDVGLWLSQKIKDHFAKEKKMPINLKYIDPTYMIRAVPSNASDNVYCTLLAQSCVHGAMAGYTGYTSGLVNGRQTYIPFYRIIEKQHHVVITDRMWARLLSSTNQPSFMNHKDVIEDKKEEELLTQIVNEDKKEEELPTKIPDISTEDNLVKKEIAA, from the exons ATGGACTCAGTAGCTCTATCATCACCCTCACCATCACCCTCAacttcaacttcttctttGAAATCGCGTTTCCTGCAAAAGCCTTCCCAGAACTCGAAGCAGTTGTTATCTTCGGTCAGTTTTAGTTCGAGTTCGTGTTCCGATTTTCGATCTCCGACAAAAGCTATTTCGATGGCGGCGGCATCCAACAATGGAAACTCACAGCGAAAGATTGTGACTGGTCCTGCTGGTTATGTTCTTGAAGATGTTCCTCATTTGTCTGATTATATCCCCGATCTTCCT ACATATCCGAATCCGCTGCAAGACAATCCTGCATATTCTGTTGTTAA gCAATATTTTGTTCATGTGGATGACACGGTACCACAAAAG GTTGTTGTTCATAAGGATAGTCCAAGAGGGACTCACTTCCGAAGAGCTGGACCTCGTCAAAAG GTGTATTTTGAGTCAGATGAAGTTTATGCTTGTATCGTGACATGTGGTGGCTTATGCCCTGGACTCAACACGGTGATTAGAGAGATAGTTTACAGTCTTTACTACATGTATGGAGTGAAGAGAGTGCTGGGAATTGAT GGAGGATACAGGGGCTTTTATGCTAAAAATACAATTGCTCTAACACCTAAGGGTGTGAATGACATCCATAAACGTGGTGGAACCGTCCTTGGTACTTCACGAGGTGGCCATGATACCTCAAAGATTGTTGACAGCATCCAAGACCGTGGGATCAATCAG GTTTACATAATTGGAGGAGATGGAACTCAGAAGGGAGCATCTGTTATATATGAG GAAGTTAGAAGACGTGGTCTCAAAGTTGTGGTTGCTGGGATCCCCAAAACCATTGATAATGACATTCCG GTCATTGACAGGTCCTTTGGCTTTGACACTGCTGTTGAAGAGGCTCAACGTGCCATTAATGCAGCGCATGTTGAAGCCGAAAGTAGTGAGAATTGTATTGGACTTGTGAAGCTGATGGGCCGCTATAGTG GGTTTATTGCAATGTATGCTACTCTTGCTAGCCGAGATGTGGACTGTTGTTTAATCCCGGAGTCGCCCTTTTATCTCGAAGGGCATGGTGGACTTTTTGAATATATTGAGACACGACTGAAAGAAAATGGGCACATGGTTATTGTGATAGCTGAAGGTGCTGGACAGGACTTGCTTGCTGAGAGCATTCGGTCAGCAACCCAGCAGGATGCTTCAGGAAACAAGCTCCTCCAAGATGTTGGGCTGTGGTTATCACAGAAGATCAAG GATcattttgcaaaagaaaagaagatgcCCATCAACCTTAAATATATAG ATCCTACATACATGATCCGTGCTGTTCCAAGCAATGCATCCGATAATGTGTACTGCACGCTTCTTGCTCAAAGTTGTGTACATGGAGCAATGGCTGGGTACACTGGTTATACATCCGGTCTTGTCAATGGCAGACAAACTTACATACCCTTCTAT CGAATAATTGAGAAACAGCACCATGTTGTGATTACCGATAGGATGTGGGCGAGGCTCCTGTCTTCAACAAATCAGCCAAGCTTTATGAACCATAAAGATGTCATTGAAGACAAGAAAGAGGAAGAACTACTAACCCAGATTGTCAATGAAGACAAGAAAGAGGAAGAACTACCAACCAAGATACCGGACATTTCTACTGAAGACAATTTGGTGAAGAAAGAGATAGCTGCCTAG